A single genomic interval of Juglans regia cultivar Chandler chromosome 1, Walnut 2.0, whole genome shotgun sequence harbors:
- the LOC108985824 gene encoding galactose mutarotase-like — protein sequence MSKTSALCCFIILAAFGFVNGSTNNHEIGFYELKKGDISLNLTNWGASIVSLHLPDKNGKLADVVLGYDSLEEYKTDSSYIGAIVGRVANRIGSAQFTLNGTHYKLVANEGKNMLHGGSRGFSDVVWKVKRHKCDGQAPHIIFTYHSVDGEQGFPGDLVVTVSYTLIGNNQLSVIMKARALNKPTPVNLAQHAYWNLGGHNSGDILSNEVHIFGSHITSVDSHLIPTGKIAPVKGTPYDFLEPHIIGSKIKDLPSGYDINYVLDGVPGHEMKRAAKVHEKKSGRVLELFTNAPGLQFYTGNFLKDVKGKGGYVYQQHGALCLETQAFPDSVNHPNFPSTIVSPGKTYRHYMLFKFSTNPSSH from the exons ATGTCCAAGACTTCTGCGTTGTGCTGCTTCATCATCCTAGCTGCATTTGGGTTCGTCAATGGCTCTACAAACAATCACGAGATTGGTTTTTATGAACTAAAGAAGGGTGATATCTCCTTAAATCTCACAAACTGGGGCGCAAGCATTGTCTCCCTTCATCTGCCTGACAAAAATG GAAAGCTGGCTGATGTTGTTCTTGGCTATGATTCACTCGAGGAGTACAAG ACGGATTCCTCTTACATTGGTGCTATTGTTGGCCGGGTTGCTAACAGAATTGGAAGTGCTCAGTTTACTCTGAATGGTACCCATTATAAACTAGTTGCAAATGAAGGGAAGAACATGCTTCATG GTGGCTCGAGAGGATTTAGTGATGTTGTTTGGAAGGTGAAAAGGCATAAGTGCGATGGTCAGGCTCCTCACATTATTTTCACCTATCACAGCGTTGATGGTGAACAAG GATTTCCTGGTGATCTTGTTGTCACTGTCAGCTACACGCTCATCGGTAACAACCAGTTGAGTGTAATAATGAAAGCCAGAGCTCTAAACAAGCCTACTCCAGTGAATCTGGCCCAGCACGCGTACTGGAACTTGGGTGGCCATAACAGCGGCGATATCCTTTCCAACGAGGTCCATATCTTTGGATCTCACATCACAAGTGTTGATAGTCATCTTATTCCCACTGGAAAAATTGCACCCGTCAAGGGAACACCCTATGATTTCCTTGAGCCCCACATCATCGGCAGCAAGATAAAAGATCTACCTTCTGGTTATGATATCAACTATGTGCTTGATGGTGTTCCTGGCCACGAGATGAAGCGGGCAGCAAAGGTACACGAGAAGAAGTCAGGAAGGGTGTTGGAGTTGTTCACAAATGCTCCAGGTTTGCAGTTCTATACAGGTAACTTTCTGAAGGATGTGAAGGGAAAAGGTGGATACGTATACCAACAACATGGAGCACTGTGTTTGGAGACCCAAGCATTCCCTGACTCAGTCAACCACCCCAATTTCCCTTCTACGATTGTGAGTCCTGGCAAGACTTATAGGCATTACATGCTCTTCAAGTTTTCGACAAATCCCTCATCTCATTAG
- the LOC108985813 gene encoding plant cysteine oxidase 2-like, protein MGIETTRADRKVNKELREFPKATNTTSKSKPRKSRRRQKKTSPVQKLFQTCKEVFANGGTGTVPSHEDIERLRAVLDKMKPEDVGLSPDMLCLRPQGARRTPEITYFQLYESEKFSMGIFCLPPSGVIPLHNHPGMTVFSKLLFGTMHINSYDWVVDGPSYTSADLNPSEITVDPAARLAKVKVDSDFTAPCNTSILYPADGGNMHCFTAVTACAVLDVLGPPYSEPDDRHCTYYLEFPFTSFSVDGVSVPEEEREGYAWLQEREIKPEDVSVVRARYRGPEIVDK, encoded by the exons ATGGGGATTGAGACGACTCGGGCTGATCGAAAGGTTAATAAGGAGTTACGTGAATTCCCCAAGGCGACAAACACGACTTCGAAAAGCAAGCCGAGGAAGAGCCGGCGACGGCAAAAGAAGACCTCGCCGGTTCAGAAGCTATTCCAGACTTGCAAGGAAGTGTTTGCCAATGGTGGTACCGGGACTGTGCCATCCCATGAAGACATTGAACGGCTACGAGCTGTTTTGG ACAAAATGAAACCGGAGGATGTTGGCCTCAGTCCCGATATGCTGTGTCTCCGGCCACAAGGTGCCCGGAGAACCCCAGAAATAACGTACTTTCAACTCTATGAGAGTGAGAAATTCTCG ATGGGGATCTTTTGCTTGCCGCCGTCTGGTGTTATACCACTTCATAATCACCCCGGAATGACGGTTTTCAGTAAGCTTCTGTTCGGGACCATGCACATTAACTCGTATGATTGGGTGGTTGATGGCCCTAGTTACACATCCGCTGATTTGAATCCTTCAGAAA TCACAGTCGATCCTGCTGCTCGTTTGGCTAAGGTTAAGGTTGACTCCGACTTTACTGCTCCTTGCAACACCTCTATCCTTTATCCTGCTGATGGAGGTAACATGCATTGCTTCACGGCAGTGACAGCATGCGCAGTGTTAGATGTGCTTGGCCCTCCATATTCTGAACCTGATGACCGGCATTGCACATACTACCTCGAATTTCCTTTCACCAGTTTCTCAG TTGATGGGGTATCAGTGCCTGAAGAGGAGAGGGAGGGTTATGCATGGCTTCAAGAGAGGGAGATCAAACCCGAGGACGTTTCTGTAGTTAGAGCAAGGTACAGAGGCCCAGAGATTGTAGATAAATAA